A portion of the Bubalus kerabau isolate K-KA32 ecotype Philippines breed swamp buffalo chromosome 1, PCC_UOA_SB_1v2, whole genome shotgun sequence genome contains these proteins:
- the KCNA6 gene encoding potassium voltage-gated channel subfamily A member 6, which translates to MRSEKSLTLAAPGEVRGPEGEQQDAGDFPEAGGGGGGCCSSERLVINISGLRFETQLRTLSLFPDTLLGDPGRRVRFFDPLRNEYFFDRNRPSFDAILYYYQSGGRLRRPVNVPLDIFLEEIRFYQLGDEALAAFREDEGCLPEGGVDEKPLPSQPFQRQVWLLFEYPESSGPARGIAIVSVLVILISIVIFCLETLPQFRADGRGGSNGGGISPGSRGSQEEEEDEGDSYTFHPGIAPGGMVAGGSSSLSTLGGSFFTDPFFLVETLCIVWFTFELLVRFSACPSKPAFFRNIMNIIDLVAIFPYFITLGTELVQQQEQQSATGGGGQNGQQAMSLAILRVIRLVRVFRIFKLSRHSKGLQILGKTLQASMRELGLLIFFLFIGVILFSSAVYFAEADDDDSLFPSIPDAFWWAVVTMTTVGYGDMYPMTVGGKIVGSLCAIAGVLTIALPVPVIVSNFNYFYHRETEQEEQGQYTHVTCGQPAPDLKAADSGLGKPEFSEATRERRPSYLPTPHRGYAEKRMLTEV; encoded by the coding sequence ATGCGATCGGAGAAATCCCTGACGCTGGCGGCGCCGGGGGAGGTCCGCGGGCCGGAGGGCGAGCAACAGGATGCGGGAGACTTCCCGGAGgccggcggcggtggcggcggctgcTGTAGTAGCGAGCGGTTGGTCATCAACATCTCGGGGCTGCGCTTCGAGACTCAGCTGCGCACCCTGTCGCTGTTTCCGGACACGCTCCTGGGGGACCCCGGCCGCCGTGTCCGCTTCTTCGACCCACTGAGGAACGAGTACTTCTTCGACCGCAACCGGCCCAGCTTCGACGCCATCCTCTACTACTACCAGTCGGGGGGCCGGCTGCGCCGGCCGGTTAACGTACCGCTGGACATCTTCCTGGAGGAGATCCGCTTCTACCAGCTGGGGGACGAGGCCCTGGCGGCCTTCCGCGAGGATGAGGGCTGCCTGCCCGAGGGTGGCGTGGACGAGAAGCCGCTGCCCTCCCAGCCCTTCCAGCGCCAGGTGTGGCTGCTCTTCGAGTACCCGGAGAGCTCGGGGCCTGCCCGGGGCATCGCCATCGTCTCCGTCCTGGTCATCCTCATCTCCATCGTCATCTTCTGCCTGGAGACGCTGCCCCAGTTCCGTGCAGACGGTCGAGGTGGAAGCAACGGTGGCGGCATCTCCCCAGGGTCCAGGGGCagtcaggaggaagaggaggatgaaGGTGACTCCTATACCTTCCATCCTGGCATCGCCCCCGGGGGAATGGTGGCAGGGGGCTCATCCTCACTAAGTACTCTTGGGGGCTCTTTCTTTACCGACCCCTTCTTTCTGGTGGAGACGCTGTGCATCGTCTGGTTCACCTTTGAGCTGCTGGTGCGCTTCTCCGCCTGCCCTAGCAAGCCAGCCTTCTTCCGGAACATCATGAACATCATCGACCTGGTGGCCATCTTCCCCTACTTCATCACACTGGGCACCGAACTggtgcagcagcaggagcagcagtcgGCCACTGGTGGGGGCGGCCAGAACGGGCAGCAGGCCATGTCCCTGGCCATCCTCAGAGTGATCCGCCTGGTCCGTGTGTTCCGCATCTTCAAGCTGTCCCGCCACTCCAAGGGGCTACAGATCCTGGGCAAGACGCTGCAGGCCTCCATGCGGGAGCTGGGCCTGctcatcttcttcctcttcatcGGGGTCATCCTCTTCTCCAGCGCCGTCTACTTCGCGGAGGCTGACGACGACGATTCTCTCTTCCCCAGTATCCCGGATGCCTTCTGGTGGGCGGTGGTCACCATGACCACCGTAGGTTATGGGGACATGTACCCCATGACGGTGGGGGGCAAGATCGTGGGCTCGCTGTGTGCCATCGCTGGGGTCCTCACCATCGCCCTGCCCGTGCCCGTCATCGTCTCTAACTTCAACTACTTCTACCACCGagagacagagcaggaggagcaagGCCAGTATACCCACGTCACTTGTGGGCAGCCTGCCCCGGACCTGAAGGCAGCTGACAGTGGACTTGGCAAGCCTGAATTCTCGGAGGCCACCCGGGAGCGGAGACCCAGCTACCTTCCCACACCACATCGAGGGTATGCAGAGAAAAGGATGCTCACTGAGGTTTGA